The Pricia mediterranea genome includes a window with the following:
- a CDS encoding riboflavin synthase produces MFTGIIETLGEVLRLEREGGNLHITLKSGLAPELKIDQSVAHNGACLTVVAVWENTYTVTAIAETLQKTNLGQLKVGEKVNLERAMILGSRLDGHIVQGHVDQTGVCTAIEKENGSWIFTFHYDSGTGNPTIQKGSITIDGTSLTVVDSGTDSFSVAIIPYTYEHTRFNAYEVGTVVNLEFDVIGKYVAKLMGN; encoded by the coding sequence ATGTTTACGGGCATCATCGAAACTTTGGGCGAAGTACTGCGCTTGGAACGGGAAGGCGGCAACCTGCACATCACGCTAAAATCAGGGTTGGCGCCCGAGCTTAAAATCGACCAGAGCGTAGCACACAACGGCGCCTGCCTGACCGTAGTTGCCGTGTGGGAGAACACCTATACGGTAACCGCCATTGCCGAGACCCTTCAAAAGACCAATCTCGGCCAACTCAAAGTAGGCGAAAAGGTAAATCTCGAGCGGGCCATGATCTTGGGTAGCCGATTGGACGGGCACATCGTTCAGGGCCACGTCGATCAAACTGGTGTTTGTACCGCTATCGAGAAGGAAAACGGAAGCTGGATATTTACTTTTCATTATGATTCCGGAACGGGAAATCCAACCATCCAAAAGGGATCGATTACCATTGATGGAACCAGTCTGACCGTCGTCGATTCGGGCACGGATTCGTTCAGTGTGGCCATCATTCCCTACACTTACGAACATACCCGGTTCAATGCGTACGAAGTGGGAACCGTCGTGAATCTGGAATTCGACGTCATCGGGAAATACGTGGCGAAGTTAATGGGCAACTAG